A genomic segment from Janthinobacterium sp. 64 encodes:
- a CDS encoding sensor histidine kinase has product MSQALRYLLVVGGGIVSILLFLLASASDNSGFFDRYYTWLLGLNAAVAVSLLALVGISLGRLYVRYKSGKFGSKLMTRLVMLFAAVGILPGLVIFLVSVQFVSHSIESWFNVKIEAALESGIELGRAGLDAALVELDHRGHQAVAELGTDPVVGPAVLTSLLREEGMQNVMVVSGDGVLLASAGPHSAADLPTPAMLVQAASPAGYASAEGGLELHDDGTESGGGGFRAGTPASLETAASLRLRVLVAVPGPSVSPRYLQLLQAVPPKLATNGEVLRAAYSEYKERFVARVGLRKMYMEILTLTLLLAIFGAIGSAFLIAGNLAQPLLLLAEGTRAVAEGDLSPRPIVATKDELGTLTQSFNIMTRQLLDARTAVESNRAALQNAKAHLESVLANMSAGVMVLDGDFKLVTCNESVERILQHSGMSMVGQPLAHIAGMEEFGSAIISAFTAQSAQSASGRNQQRLHWQRQIEIPRRLGSSADEHDITLLARGSRLPLESGSGYIVVFDDISDVISAQRSIAWGEVARRLAHEIKNPLTPIQLSAERLQMKLEGKLEQPDADLLSRATSTIVKQVDAMKRMVDDFRDYARTPPAVLTPLRLNELIEEILNLYLRGDDGDIIHPQLAPNLPMVMGDPTQLRQVIHNLLQNAQDAMADLPPDSPHPRIDVRTEAIHYRSADGGVNIAVRLAITDNGPGFAPKILARAFEPYVTSKARGTGLGLAMVKKIIDEHGGRIDIENRVDGNGASVVILLLKLAPDTPAQDFLA; this is encoded by the coding sequence GTGAGTCAAGCATTGCGCTATCTGCTGGTGGTGGGCGGCGGCATTGTCAGTATCCTGCTGTTCCTGCTGGCGTCGGCTTCCGACAATTCCGGCTTTTTCGACCGTTATTACACCTGGCTGCTGGGGCTGAACGCCGCCGTGGCCGTGTCGCTGCTGGCGCTGGTGGGCATTTCCCTGGGCCGTCTGTACGTGCGCTACAAGAGCGGCAAGTTCGGCTCCAAGCTGATGACACGTTTGGTGATGCTGTTCGCCGCCGTCGGCATCTTACCGGGCCTGGTGATTTTTCTTGTTTCTGTGCAATTCGTGTCCCACTCCATCGAATCCTGGTTCAACGTCAAGATCGAAGCGGCGCTGGAATCGGGGATTGAGCTGGGCCGCGCCGGCCTCGATGCGGCCCTGGTCGAGCTGGACCACAGGGGTCACCAGGCGGTCGCGGAACTGGGGACCGACCCGGTGGTCGGTCCGGCCGTGCTGACCAGCCTGTTGCGCGAAGAAGGCATGCAAAATGTCATGGTTGTCAGCGGCGACGGCGTGCTGCTGGCCAGCGCCGGGCCGCACAGCGCGGCCGACTTGCCCACGCCGGCCATGCTGGTGCAGGCCGCCTCGCCGGCCGGCTATGCCTCGGCCGAAGGGGGGCTGGAGTTGCACGACGATGGCACGGAGTCGGGCGGCGGCGGTTTCCGCGCGGGCACGCCGGCATCGCTGGAAACGGCGGCCAGCCTGCGTTTGCGCGTGCTGGTGGCCGTGCCGGGCCCCTCGGTCTCGCCCCGCTATTTGCAACTGCTGCAGGCGGTGCCGCCCAAGCTGGCGACCAACGGCGAGGTGCTGCGCGCCGCTTACAGCGAATACAAGGAACGTTTCGTCGCGCGCGTGGGCTTGCGCAAGATGTACATGGAAATCCTCACCTTGACCTTGCTGCTGGCCATCTTTGGCGCCATCGGCAGCGCTTTCCTGATCGCGGGCAACCTGGCCCAGCCCCTGCTGCTGCTGGCAGAAGGCACGCGCGCCGTGGCCGAGGGCGACCTGTCGCCGCGCCCCATCGTTGCCACCAAGGATGAACTGGGCACCTTGACGCAGTCGTTCAACATCATGACGCGCCAGTTGCTCGACGCGCGCACGGCCGTGGAAAGCAACCGCGCCGCGCTGCAAAACGCCAAGGCCCACCTGGAATCGGTGCTGGCGAACATGTCGGCCGGCGTGATGGTGCTCGACGGCGACTTCAAGCTGGTGACGTGCAACGAGTCGGTCGAGCGCATCTTGCAGCATTCGGGCATGAGCATGGTGGGGCAGCCGCTCGCGCATATTGCTGGAATGGAAGAGTTTGGGTCCGCCATCATCAGCGCCTTCACGGCGCAAAGCGCGCAATCGGCGTCGGGCCGCAACCAGCAGCGCCTGCACTGGCAGCGCCAGATCGAGATTCCGCGCCGCCTGGGCAGCAGTGCCGACGAGCATGACATCACCCTGCTGGCGCGCGGTTCGCGCTTGCCGCTGGAGTCCGGCAGCGGCTACATCGTCGTCTTCGATGATATTTCCGACGTGATTTCCGCGCAGCGCTCGATCGCCTGGGGCGAGGTGGCGCGCCGCCTGGCGCATGAAATCAAGAATCCGCTCACGCCGATCCAGCTGTCGGCCGAGCGCCTGCAGATGAAGCTCGAAGGCAAGCTGGAGCAGCCCGATGCGGACTTGCTCAGCCGCGCCACCAGCACCATCGTCAAGCAGGTCGATGCGATGAAGCGCATGGTCGACGACTTCCGCGACTATGCGCGCACGCCGCCGGCCGTGCTTACGCCCTTGCGCCTGAACGAACTGATCGAAGAGATCCTGAACCTGTACCTGCGCGGCGATGATGGCGACATCATCCACCCGCAACTGGCGCCGAATCTGCCGATGGTGATGGGCGATCCGACCCAGTTGCGCCAGGTGATCCATAACTTGCTGCAGAACGCGCAGGACGCCATGGCCGACCTGCCGCCGGACTCGCCGCATCCGCGGATTGACGTAAGGACGGAAGCAATTCATTATCGCAGTGCGGACGGCGGCGTGAATATCGCCGTGCGGCTGGCCATCACCGACAATGGCCCTGGCTTCGCGCCAAAAATCCTGGCGCGTGCCTTCGAACCCTATGTGACCTCGAAGGCGCGCGGGACGGGATTGGGCCTGGCGATGGTCAAGAAAATTATCGATGAACATGGCGGCCGCATCGATATCGAGAACCGGGTCGACGGCAATGGCGCTTCGGTGGTCATTTTGCTGTTAAAGTTAGCTCCCGACACTCCTGCCCAGGATTTCCTGGCGTGA
- a CDS encoding response regulator, with translation MANILVVDDEMGIRELLSEILGDEGHAIQLAENAQQAREARAAGAPDLVLLDIWMPDTDGVTLLKEWQRDGLLTMPVIMMSGHATIDTAVEATRIGAMNFLEKPIALQKLLKAVQQGLTRAQETVRAPSVAARPVAPVVAEESSHPVPSFGGSAPQQLMVRPGIAVPAVAEGHGYNLSFDLPLREARDAFERMYFEHHLGREGGSMTRVAEKTGLERTHLYRKLKQLGVEPGKLAKKNL, from the coding sequence ATGGCAAACATACTCGTAGTGGATGATGAAATGGGTATCCGTGAGTTGCTCTCGGAAATTCTGGGCGATGAAGGACATGCTATCCAGCTGGCTGAAAATGCGCAGCAGGCGCGTGAAGCGCGTGCCGCCGGTGCGCCGGATCTGGTATTGCTCGATATCTGGATGCCCGACACGGACGGCGTGACCTTGCTCAAGGAATGGCAGCGCGACGGCTTGCTGACCATGCCGGTGATCATGATGTCGGGCCACGCTACCATCGATACGGCGGTCGAGGCGACGCGCATCGGTGCCATGAATTTCCTGGAAAAACCGATTGCCCTGCAAAAACTGCTGAAAGCAGTCCAGCAAGGCTTGACGCGGGCACAGGAAACCGTGCGCGCGCCGAGCGTGGCAGCGCGTCCCGTGGCACCCGTGGTGGCCGAGGAAAGCAGCCATCCCGTGCCCAGCTTTGGCGGCAGCGCACCGCAACAGCTGATGGTGCGCCCGGGCATCGCCGTACCGGCAGTGGCCGAAGGCCATGGCTACAACCTGTCGTTCGACTTGCCGCTGCGCGAGGCGCGCGACGCGTTCGAACGCATGTATTTCGAACACCACCTGGGCCGCGAAGGCGGCAGCATGACCCGCGTGGCGGAAAAAACAGGCCTGGAACGTACCCATTTGTACCGCAAGCTGAAACAGCTGGGCGTCGAACCGGGCAAGCTGGCCAAGAAAAACCTGTGA
- a CDS encoding GTPase has protein sequence MTAAVRRPTPLTLVSGGRAAEREAAIAQALAPGEPAAVILEGLADGNAILADLAGQVSPSSSFPLQLLRIAPGCLCCSGNLVLRVTLNRLLRHPPARLFISLADATHIEQLRTWLRASPYDVLLALEPDLPVS, from the coding sequence GTGACGGCAGCCGTGCGGCGTCCGACGCCGCTGACCCTGGTCAGCGGTGGACGCGCCGCCGAGCGCGAGGCAGCCATCGCGCAAGCCTTGGCGCCTGGCGAGCCGGCCGCCGTGATCCTCGAAGGATTGGCTGACGGCAACGCCATCCTGGCCGACCTGGCCGGGCAAGTTTCCCCTTCCTCATCATTTCCATTGCAACTGTTGCGCATCGCGCCCGGTTGCCTGTGCTGCAGCGGCAATCTCGTATTGCGTGTAACATTGAATCGTCTGCTGCGCCATCCTCCCGCGCGCTTGTTCATCAGCCTGGCTGACGCCACGCACATTGAACAATTGCGCACCTGGCTGAGGGCCAGTCCCTACGATGTCTTGCTGGCGCTGGAACCGGATCTGCCTGTTTCCTGA